In Candidatus Sulfotelmatobacter sp., the genomic stretch GGGCGTCGCGGTGCCGGCGATCACGTCGAGCTTGGGCGGCGTCAGGAGCTTCAGCTCGCCGGTCTCGACGTCCACACGCGCCAGGGCGGAGGCGCCCTTCGAGCACACGCGCGCTATCACAGCGCGGCCGCCCTCCGCGAACCACAAAGGAATATCGCCCCCGCCACGCGGAGGATGCTGATCCGAAGCCACGGTTTCGCCGAAAGCCACGTCGGCGACGGCTCCCAGCTCGCGCACGGCCTTCCCCGGACCGTCGGCAACCAGCAATGTCGGCTGGTCGTAGGAGTTGGGCCGCGCCGGCGTGCGCGTCGAGATCATCGCCAGGCGCCCACCCGGCCCCGCGATCCATGCCGCCGGTCCGCCCTTCGGGTCCACCACGGTCGCCAGGCCCTCGCCGTCGGTGGGCTCGCCGCGATCCGCCTCGACCGCATACAGGATCGCCTCATCCGCTCCGAACCAGGGCTCCGGCCGCCGGTCGGAGAGGAACAGCACGCGCGCCCCGTCGTCGCTCCAGCGCGGCTCGCGCTCGGCGTACCGGCCGCGCGTCAGCGCGCGCGGAGTGCCTCCGGGCGCCTCGACCACCCAGACGTGATCCCGCCGCTCGAAATCCGTGAAACCGACGTCGTTCTCACGAAAGACCGGCCGATTGACGACGCGCGCCGGCTCGTTCTTCGGCTGCTTCCGAGCCTCGTCGTCGAGTTCGGGATGATGCGGGCTCAAGAAGGCGAGCTTGAGCCCATCCGGCGACCACGCCGGCGACGACACGCCGCCCTTCAGCTTCGCGACCCGATGCGCCTCGCCGCCGGTCATCGGCAGGATCCACAGCTCGCCATCCTTCTCGCCCTCCGGCGTGCGCACGAAAGCCAGCGCCTTGCCGTCGGGCGACCAGCGCGCCTGGCGATCCTTCTTGCCGAAGGTGAGCGGGCGTGGACCCTCGGCGGAGTCGGCGAGCCAAATCGCGGCGCGGTATTCGTCGGCTTCGCGGTCGACGTGAACGCGCGTGAACGCCACGCGCGCGCCATCCGGCGAAATCCGCGGATCGGCGATCCAGACGAAATTCAGGACGTCGTCTTCGGCCAGCGGCTTCCGGCCGTTGCTTTCGCTCATGGCTGCGCCAGCCTCACCGTGGGTCTCGGCGGAATCACGCCCCATGCCGCCCACCACACGCGGGTGTCCACGCTCAGCTCGCCGGCTCGCACCAGCGGATCGTTCTCGAAGCGTGCGGCCGCCGAGGCGCTGTCGGTGCTGAACACGCCAATGCCCGCGATCTCACCCCGATCGAGGAACGGCCCGGCCGAGAGCAGCTCGCCCGAAAGCAGCATGCCCATGATGCCGTCGAGATGCTGGCGCTGGAGCGCGACCCGGCGCGTCGAATCGATCGCCGCCGAACGCTTGCCCGCTCTCAGAAACACGAGCGGCATCGCGATCATGCTGTCGGGCTTGTCGGGGCGCTGCTTCGCGCGCTCACGATAGGCGTCGCCGATCCCCGCTGGCGCCATCCACGGATGCAGCTCGAGCGCGAGCCTTCCCGACCGGATCGCGGGGTCGTCCGCGCACAGCTTTCGAATCGAATCGGGCGGCAGGTCGCGGAATATGAACACGCCGCGCATCGCGCCGTCGCCCTGGAACGGCCCGGCGCCGATCAGGGCGCCGAGCGCGGCCATGCGCCGGATGTTCGCCATGTGTCCGGCCTGAATGCTGTCGGTGCGGGGAGTGCGTTCCGGCGTCCAGCTCGCCCCGCGCGACAGGATCCCGAAAACGTAGCGGTCCATGCTCGACATGTCGGGCGCTCGAAGCTGGCCGGCGGCGGGATGCGCGGCGAGGATGGCGACCGCCAGAGCCACGGAGAGCGAGAGCGCGGATCGCGCGACGGCGGTGGGACGGAGCATTCGAGGACTGTAGCCGGAAGCGGGCCGCGAGGTCACGCGGGCGGCCACTCGCCCCATTCTCGTCCCCTCGGCTTCGCCGGCCAGCGCGTGCTAGATTCCCCGGTCCGAACCCTCGAGTACCCCAGGCTCGCCGCGCGGCGCCGCCGCCGGGGGCCCTCACCTCAGGAGAACCCACACGATGAAGCGGATTCTCACCGCGGTCCTCGCGCTCGCGATCGCCGGCGCGGCGACCCGGGCGATCGCGGACAGCACCTCGACCTCGACCCCCGCGGCGGCGGCCAAGCCGGCCTCGCCCGCGAAGGCTCCGGCGTCCAGTGCGTCCACCGCCGCCGCCACCTCCAAGGACAAGGCCATCATGATGATCGACGCCCAGATCGCGAAGGTCGACAAGTCGAAGCCCAACTGGAAGACCTCGCTGGCCCAACCGACCGTCGCCACCTTCGATCCCGCCAAGACCTATTACGTGCGCATGGTCACCAACAAGGGCCCGATCCTCATCAAGTTCCTGCCCAAGGTGGCGCCGATGCACGTCACCAACTTCATCTATCTGACGCGGCTCGGCTTCTACGACGGGCTGTCGTTCCATCGCGTGATTCCGGGCTTCATGGCCCAGGGTGGCGATCCGATCGGCAACGGCACCGGCGGCCCCGGCTACGGCTTCGGCGGCGAGTTCGATCCGGCCGTCAAGC encodes the following:
- a CDS encoding S9 family peptidase, which translates into the protein MSESNGRKPLAEDDVLNFVWIADPRISPDGARVAFTRVHVDREADEYRAAIWLADSAEGPRPLTFGKKDRQARWSPDGKALAFVRTPEGEKDGELWILPMTGGEAHRVAKLKGGVSSPAWSPDGLKLAFLSPHHPELDDEARKQPKNEPARVVNRPVFRENDVGFTDFERRDHVWVVEAPGGTPRALTRGRYAEREPRWSDDGARVLFLSDRRPEPWFGADEAILYAVEADRGEPTDGEGLATVVDPKGGPAAWIAGPGGRLAMISTRTPARPNSYDQPTLLVADGPGKAVRELGAVADVAFGETVASDQHPPRGGGDIPLWFAEGGRAVIARVCSKGASALARVDVETGELKLLTPPKLDVIAGTATPDGRRWALTIGSLGSPGDLYFFDATSGTLTGLYAPNQALLEARALAEAEEFWCDAFDGRKLHGWIFKPPGFDANRKYPMVLQIHGGPHTAYGHGFFHEFHHLAGAGYVVLFTNPRGSTSYGQEFANVIQYKYPGDDYLDLMSCVDHVLGRGYVDEQRLGVTGGSGGGLLTNWIIVQTHRFAAAVTQRCVADWAAMYYSCDFALFTPSWFRKPPFESPAEYAERSPVTYASRIQTPLMVIHSEEDWRTPIHEGEAMFRALKQQNKTAVMVRFPGESHELSRSGTPSRRVQNQHHIRSWFDKYLLGSPVTEYDV
- a CDS encoding peptidylprolyl isomerase, with protein sequence MKRILTAVLALAIAGAATRAIADSTSTSTPAAAAKPASPAKAPASSASTAAATSKDKAIMMIDAQIAKVDKSKPNWKTSLAQPTVATFDPAKTYYVRMVTNKGPILIKFLPKVAPMHVTNFIYLTRLGFYDGLSFHRVIPGFMAQGGDPIGNGTGGPGYGFGGEFDPAVKHDGPGKLSMANAGPGTDGSQFFLTFVATPWLDGKHTLFGEVVEGMETLKALEKCGSPGAGKPTEPLKMTKVTIEVK